One Mauremys reevesii isolate NIE-2019 linkage group 5, ASM1616193v1, whole genome shotgun sequence genomic window carries:
- the LOC120406171 gene encoding 10 kDa heat shock protein, mitochondrial-like — protein sequence MAGKAFRKFLPLFDRVLVERCAAETVTKGGIMLPEKSQGKVLQATVVAVGSGSKGKSGEIQPVSVKVGEKILLPEYGGTKVVLEDKEYYLFRDGDILGESMWTKFLKWLQYHEVVHSTKSAEIFFHHVNNFLFFIL from the coding sequence ATGGCAGGGAAAGCATTTAGGAAGTTTCTTCCCCTGTTTGACCGTGTTCTGGTTGAAAGATGTGCGGCTGAGACTGTAACCAAAGGAGGCATCATGCTTCCGGAAAAATCTCAAGGAAAAGTGCTACAAGCAACAGTAGTGGCAGTTGGATCGGGATCCAAAGGAAAGAGTGGAGAGATTCAGCCAGTTAGTGTCAAAGTTGGTGAGAAGATTCTGCTACCAGAATATGGCGGTACTAAAGTAGTACTGGAAGACAAGGAGTATTACTTATTTAGAGATGGTGACATTCTTGGGGAAAGTATGTGGACTAAATTTCTCAAATGGCTGCAGTATCATGAAGTTGTCCATTCCACTAAAAGTGCTGAAATCTTTTTCCATCATGTAAATAATTTCCTGTTCTTTATTTTATAA